GGGAAATCCCAGCAGGTATAAAGGATTCGTTAAGAAATGAAGAATGCCACATTTGGATCTCAACTTTTGCAGCTTCAAGGTCCACCTGAAAGTGACAAAATCATATTAGTGGCCCAGTAAATATTTGGGCAGAGAGACAACCACATAATAGACATAATCGTTATGCACTTTCATATAATCGTTATGCACTTTCGTCATGTCCAAATTTTGAAAGCAGCATTTACAAAATGCGGACATAACCTCCAAAATGTAAAACGTGCAAGTGTGGCACCGGGAAACGTATCTAAATTTCCCTTGCTACTAATGCTGAAGTTTATTGATCTGAAGTTTCTGAGTAGAAGAGGTTAATTGTAAGTTTCAGAAACCCATTTATAGATCATACAATGTATAGGTTTCAATGAAACACCAACATATTATGGGTAATAAGTAGTTAGTGGGTTGGTTAATTGATAacttattatttatgaaatgattGAATTGGCATTTATTTGGATACAACATAATCATTCCAAATTCAATTGAAACTTCCAAATCAAGAAAGCTATCCACTTTATCAGTGATCAAAAAGGAAGAGCCACCTTGAATCTAACTAATCTTTAGGATTAAATAAATGCTCTTCCAAattaatagaaagaaaaatatacacgccccaatagaaggcccaaaccacatggcttatactccaaaaaaACTACTCATTGATACAATTTGAGCCCCATTAGAACCCCATTAGAACCTCGTAAAGAGCAAGAGCTTCTCCTTCCCAGGCAACGTggaatctcatacaccacctaccattTTCCTTGTCATATGgggatctcattcaccacctacaattattcttatcatatgaagtatcacaatctcccctccCCCCTTAAATTCTCGATGTTTTCGTCAGGTCTGTCCGTCGTAGTTGGGACAGCTCAAGTCCCACAATTATGGTCGGAATAGattctgataccatttgtaatgcccTAATAAAAGGCCCAAACTAAATGGCCTATACTGTAAAAggattagtcaatgatacaattggagcctcattggaaccttataaagagcaaaaacttttccttcccaaacaatgtgggatcccataacCACCTACCATTTTCCTTATCGTATGgggatctcattcaccacctacATACGAATTGGCATCCTCAATAGTTTTAATCCATTCCATAATCTTCAAAATGTAAAAAGCCTCATATTTAAGACCagagattttgattttttcagTATGATATGCATATAGAgttgaaagaatttttttaccaGCATGTAAAGAGTCAAAAGATTAAAGTTACAGAATTACAAATCAAACTTTTTTgtgtaaaaaaatctaaaaacactGGACTTCTGGAAGAAGGGCTTCTTCTTACCTTAAGGGCTtcttactaatagataatacaGAAACAGGATAGAACTGTGCCCAAACTCTACAGATTAAGTTTCTAAGTAGTGAAATTTCTTCCCTAATTTAGTGTTGACTAACTTTTTCGCTAGAATTTATATTAGCTTTGGACATATAACTTGCAGCACTACGATGATAGATGCTACCTTTTTTTAACAGTAACTAAGATGATAGATACTTCCTACAGAACGGAAAcaaagtacatatatatatatacatacttgGCATGTTGCGAGCTCATCCTTACTGTTTTGAAGACTGCAAAAGAAAAATCCAGCAAAAATAAGACACGTTGCAAATGGCATATAATTCCATCCATTATATAAAGATTCATTCTAGATCTTAGAATACCTTTCACGAAGTGACAAAATCATCCCTGTTGCTACACCAGGAGCAGtttcttccaaattttttttaatctgcatagcgaaaaaaacaaatgattatCTTAAAAAATCCACAAGTGACATGAAAGAAAAGGTCTTTGAACTTCATGAATGGGAAAAGGAATGTAATACCATAGATAAAGACTCCCACACACACTCTCTATATCATGTCCCGGTAAAATTTCCGACAATTGAATAGCCGAATCCAAGAATTAGGTTTACAACTCAAAAAAGAAGTTTCCTAATTGGCTTAAGAGACACAAAGAGTTAAAATCATAGACAAAACAATATCAAATTTACCTTTTTCGAGCCAAAAACATCATCTTCGTCGTCCTCGAGATCCCCAAAGCTTCTCTTATCAGctaatgtattttacacaaagttaaaacacattttaaaaaacttaaaaaaatcagaCGCTAAGAATCAGCTCGGCTACAGAAAAACCGAACTAACCTGAACGCCTGGTATTGTGAGTTCCAGGAAAATCGCCTCCGAAATCATCATCCTACGTTTCACAAGAATGCCTTCAATGAACAAAACAACAGAAGCTAAGGTATATAAATTAGCAGCTAAGGGATTGAAGGAGTTCATATTACATCATCGAGATGGGTGTGGGCAGCCATGGAAATCGAAACCCTAAAGATTTGCTACCGGGAGAATCACCGTCGAAATTCGATATCACTGTCCGCCAAGGATCTGAAATTTCTTTTGATATTCGAATTGAGCCAAACTACATGAATACCCTTTCGACGCACCGTTTTAGGCCTCCGCATTAATGCTGGTTGGGAGCTTGTTCATTCTCTCTAGAGATAACCCCATTGCCTTTCTGTTTTGGATCGGCCCCATACTTCATTTATGGGCCTACAGCCCAGGTTATAACAGCAATTCCCAAGGCCCAAATAATTGTTTTTTCCCCCATTTTTAAAGAGAGAGTAAGATTTGGAACTAAGTTAGAACTACTAACCTCTCATTAATGGGAGTAATCCTCCATATATTGTGAAATTTGTTCAAATCCACTCAGATGAATTATAAATCAAGTTTGCTCGCAGCAAATAATCATTAATAAGAATTTGTTTCACACTACCAACAGTATGGATACATTCTCAGTAAAATTATGATACCTAAGGTAGAGAAGTAATTCTAATATAAGTATATGAATGAATGTGTCAATGTATTACTtataaatgttatttataagggtgTGATAATGGCGATGACGACTAACCTCCAAAGTCTATCTTGAAGACTCTCCATATAATGGTATGAAACATGTTCTTAATAgtcatatttcatcttaaattttttCTGCACATGTACATGCACAATTTCATTTTAAACAGTCATATTTCATATGAATGTATATGTTTATCAAACTACTCAATTTGCAgggtgttatttttttttttttttgagttattTTCCCACTATGAGTAGAAGAAAAGACAAATGGTTATGATTTTGAAACCGAAAGCATGGGGAATTAAAAGCTGGATCCCAAACAGAACAGTGGTGGCTTTTAACTCATTGACCTACTACTACTATTAGTTGTCTTGTTCAGGCCCATGGTCTCAATTGGGAAAGAAAAGACGACCATggatttcattctttttcaacCACCACCATGATTGGACTGCGGATTGGAACCCAATTCAAGTAAAAAACAGGGTAATTCGTCACATGCAAACTTGAATTATGCCTTGACAGCACAGCTTGGGATTCAAAGCAACTTCTTTTTCTTAGTTTTGGTTTATAGGTTTGGAATCAAAGTTTAATTTTATGCTCTTAAAAGTGCCAACTTTTTGAAGCTTTGAGAAAACACTGTTATATatatctacaaaaataattataaattgatgtgacttgatgtgatatgtcaaatcaaatatttttttttatatataaaattgatcaCAGAGAGTCGTTGGAAGGTGAAATGATCATCAaaggagaaaacaaaaaagtttttaaacTAATTCCCCAAAGTTGAAAACCATATTTTAAGCTATCTCTCTCTTAGACTTAAAAGTCTAATCCCCAACCGAAATATATATAGAGCATCATTtcgcaaaagaaaaaataaattaatgttgTTCCACCACCCTCTCAAAGCCACTCGCCACATAATATGGGAAACacatgatgttgtctttgaatttaaattgttgtgATTTCAAATGTCTCCTTTTCCACTATCCTAACTTTCAAAGAGCAATTAATTCATTCATACATGTAATCACAGGTTTGAAACATTCTATTTATGTCTTTTCTGTTCATGATGTCTGTTAGGAGGGtgctatttttaatgtttttaatcaAACCTCGTGCTATAATATGCATGAGCATGAGCATTCGatcctataaataaataaacatttatataaatattataaaactaatgtTAAAATAACCAATGATCTTCTctttggttatatatatatatgacgttGAAGATGACAAAGATGAAGACAAACAACCTTTTCATCAAATCTTCCCATACAAGGtaccaaacaaacaaacaagcaagCAAGGATCATCTTCTTATTGTCGTTTATTGCTTAAGATGGATCATCTAATTATTGTTGTTTATTACTTGTAGCACGGATCATcttcttaataattaattattgctaattaatgatctatatatatatgtatgtatacgtTAAAGGTAAATGAGCAAAAGGGGAACATGACTAGCTAGGCCTCACCTGTGTTCCCCACCAAGTATCTCTAATTCCGTGATTGGCTCATGGGGGTGTGAGACCTGCCTTAGGGGGCCACTTGTAAGCCTGGGATTGGCTTATTGCACGTGCGGGTACTCATTAAAATGATATACATATGCAGGCTCTTTTCCATGCATGCTAGCTGCTagctttgtttattttattttattttttatttttatgaatcttCATGGATAGCAAAAGATCATCATATAGATATAGGTCATGTGTTGACatatataaatgatgaataaTCAGAGGGAATTTAAAAGGTTTTTATGTCGGCAGCTTAGATTTTTAGATTTGTTGAATACATCAATTCAGgtagaaaaaaaatatctattctGGAGGGAGACATTATAACAGCTGGGCCCtcagatatacatatatattaatttaagcactattgttttaatattttctcatgAATTGTCAAAGATTAACAGTACAAAAGACTCATTTTCTCTTAGTTAGGTAGTTGATTTAATTAGTAGTTTGGCTTAAGCTCTCACAACTACTGTTTACTCCTATAACatcgatgatgatgatgatgatgtactGGTAGAGTTGTTGGTGATTTTGACAAAAGATTATCAAGATGATTAGGAGTAAAAGTTTCTTAATTATCAaatgctagctagctaactaGAAGAAGACAagacaagaaaataaatggtGTGAAAATTGATTACACCTAGCTAGCAGCTAGCTTTATTCGGAATCCTTTCTTTGAAACCCAGATTTCTTATCAGTGTGAATGCTTTTCATTGTCTTTCCTTTGGTGAATTCCATCCaagtaaagaaaatactaaaacacaaaaacaaagtagctaggaaaaatgaaaagggaAACAATTATAAAAGAGCTAGCTTTCCCATTTACCTAATCTGTCATGGACTTTTTGGAGTTTGAGGAGATGGTTGAGtttgatcatcatgatcatggCATGACAAAATTGAATAATCCAAGTCCTATttcttaaaaaactaaaatatttttttccaccatTCAAATTCAACCAAAAAACTAAAATCTTTTGATTGCATTATCGTACCAATTCCTACTTTATTTAAAGAACATATACGTACTTTGGTTGTTAAAGATCACAACGACAAGCTTGTAtcatagtttatatatgttcATGTGCTAGTTTAAACAAATCATACccataatgaaataattatctGGTTGTAGTAGTGCATGATTATGTTTGTTACAAATCCTACAATAAAATAACCCTAAAAATTCACAAAGATCAATCTAAATCGACCTCTTTAAGCTTTTAAGTTCATGAGTCGTGGGAATTATATGTATCCTCAGCTTTTGTATCCAACAAGCTGCCGCATGTATAGATGTAATATCTGCTAGAACATGAGGAACAgattatgcatgcatgcatgggcagGCGGCATCCCAAATGATAATCAACCCTAGCTACGCTCTGCTACTTTTGACATGACTTTATTTTTGGAGAATGTCATGATGAATGATGaaaggatgaagaagaagacatatatgtatatatgtgtatatatcaCATGCGAAACTAGAACAGGGAAATGCTTCATGGAGTTGGGGCAGATTGATGAGAGATGTAGGCAACTGAGGAGACAGGAGGGGGCCCTGGTGCATAGCCAGTTCACAACTCCATTGTTGAGTAGTCAACCTCAATGCCTCTCTTTTACTCCGTCAATCTCCAACACCGCCCATCATTTCTCAACACCAAAGGATGGAAATTCTTGGCCATTAGGGACAAAAGGAGACGTAGGTGGCACGTTGGCACGCAGCAAAAGCATTTTTGTCTGCAGAaacgtatatatatacatacagcGCCCTGTATATTTGATTCCTTTTTCACGATAAAATGTCAAAACCCTGTTTTACGATTGCATGCACGCGTTATCGATAGGTGAGATTTTCTAGATGTCCACGTGTGAGATCGAGCCACTCATgaatttttaacctttttttatctttttgagtTCATGCATGTACCCGGCCATAATAAGAACTCAGAACtacacaccttttttttttcttttttctttttctttttaagatcTACAATTAGATTTCTGTAAATTATAAAGTGTGAGGGTTGAAGTGACATAAATAATAGATTTATGACTaatattgctatttttttccctcccttgcAAGAGCAACATCATGCATGAGTTTTAATTGATGAATGTTTAATGCATAATGGTTCACCTAAAAATGAAAGTTGAAGgtaatataaatacaaaaattctatatataatcatttttaggtatttttttaTGCACTCAACTAACGTGATTAGCtaccttacttttttttttaatataaaataaatattttggctAATCACATTACTGTAGTGCAGCGCAAGaagtacataaaaatgactatatgtaacaaaactcatatatatatatatatattggtggtagttaaaaaaaaaaaaacttgaattgtAAACTAGCATGGAGGGTTCATAATTATCTTATTGAAAAAGCAAAATATAGGATCATTCACatctctagctagctagatatTTCGCTTCAAATTGAAACTTTATAAATTAAGGTGCTGGTTAATTACTCATCGTATTTAAttacattataattattattgttgaatgccaaaaaaatataaaataaaacaacttgggcctttttattgatatatatttatatgttggtCAAACAATTAATAAGGTATCAAGTACTCAAGCTGCCACATGCATgatatataaaagattatcaccaaataaacaagaaaaacaagggaaaattaatataaaagaaatgatctagcttatatatatatataatattaatgtgaatctTTTGATCCAGCTAGTAATGGTCAGCGTATCTTTTGATTGAGCACCTAATTATCTAATTAGCTACTAATTGCAACCTAatctcatttctcttttaattaattagcatCAAAGATGATCAGTACGTACGTTAATTTCTCATGAGAtgatcaattaataatatatatatatataattaattacctgAAAGTACGCACATGATCTAATTATAATCacaaagaagatgaaaaaaagttagctagctagctagctagggccGGTGGCAATTAACGAGAaagattaaggaaaaaaaacagattAATAACTACTTCAATATTATTGTCACAACAACCTTAATTAATGTAAAAGAAGAGCAAAAAATTACACTTGAAATAGCAAAAAGCAGGACTGGAAATAACAATATGAGCTAAAGCAAACCAGAAAATTGAGAGCACTCAAGGACAGACAGTAATTATTGAAAACAAAGAGGTACAGTAATAATAATGGTGCATAATTTTTGcaatttacagttacttttttTCAGAGAATAGATAGGCTTAAAAGCACTTCCTCCCACCCCCACCAGTACTTCAGTTACTTAATTTGTGGACCACCCAGCCAAATTGTCCTTTGCAGGAGGGCTAACGTGATCAAGATATTGTttctcttctatatatatatatgaaggatATATGTGGTTTTCTTCTAAATGCTGAGCTCTTGCTTTTTAGGATTCTAAGTTGGCAATTGGTTTATTTGGTGGCCTCATGAAGGAAACACTAAGGTACTTGGCAGGAATTGCAGGCCCAAGTGGTTATGGCTCTAATTCAACTGCAGAGCAAGTCACAGAAGATTCCTCTTGCTGTGTTTCTTCTTCTCGTTTAACTGCAATAATCACCGGTTAGTCTCATCAGATCATATTCTCTAACTACATGAAGATATAAACTCTGTGGTAGTCGAAACACGCTAGCTAGCTGTTGTTAATTGATCAGTACTGATTATTGCATGGGATCAGATGTTTCATGCATCATAGTTTGCAGTTTGCTCCAATGTTAAggctctgatctctctctctctctctctctctctctctctctctctctctttctcgggTTTCTGCTTGCTTCACATGAGATTCATGGAAGTCATGTTCATTACTTCCAATATGTATCGTTTCTCGATCTTTCCTTTTGTTGATCGATCTTCTTCAATTATCTTAAAAACAGTAAATTTTATCTGACTTTCCCAAAAAGTCTCGGGAATAATTTACCAAATTTAATATTGCCGGGTACACACACTGAGCATGTTTTGCAGACATTTTCTTATAAGGTTTTCTGAAACGTACATTCTCCCTCCAATCAGTAAGCTTGGATGGGattctaaataaatatagtaGAGGTTCTTTTTGGCTGTACCAGGATATGGATTTTTGTCTCTTTTGCATAGGATGAGTCGCGCCGGCCGACTAGCTATAATATTGTCACAACCAATTATCATGCATGTCACATTCAAATTGATCCCATGCataattaattactaattaaagCTTTTTGGGTTTTTGGTATTTGATCTGTTAAGGGGCAACGTCAGGGATTGGAGTTGAAACTGCCAGAGTCTTAGCAAAGAGAGGTGCGAGGGTTGTAATTCCAGCAAGGGATCTAAGGAGGGCAGCTGAATTGAAGGAAGAGATTCAAAAGGAGAGTCCTCACGCTGAGATCATATTGTTGGAGATTGATTTGAGCTCCTTAACTTCTGTAAAGAGATTTTGTACCGAGTTCTTGTCACTAGAGTTACCCCTTAACATTCTCATGTGAGTATGCACATATATCATGTTCTTTTCCTAGctctttgtgtgtgtgtgtgtgtgtgtgtgtgtgtgtgtgtgtgtgtgtgtgtgtgagagagagagagagagagagagagagagagagatttggagttctgaaaatgatttttttgcaGAAACAATGCTGGAATATTCTCTCAGAATTTGGAGTTCTCTGAAGACAAAATCGAGATGACGTTTGCTACCAATTACttgggtaatttatttatattagttTCCCTTTTATAATTGACAAATATGTAGTTTTAAGAACAAAAAACCTTAATCCagcaatgaaatttttttgctAGCTTAACCCAATAAGAACAAGCTGGGGGCCTCCTTTGTATTTCAAATGCCATTATTtaagcgaaaaaaaaaaaaacctaagatataaaaaattttgtacaaaaaagaaaagaaaagaaaataatacacCCTTCAACATCTTTATACCTTTACcaaaaagtaatatatatatatatatatatttaagaaccCGAATTAGggctttaatatatatatatatataatgtactcattatttgaattattttgggcaGGACATTTTTTATTAACAGAAATGCTGGTGGACAAAATGGTAGAAACAGCGGACAAGACAGGCATCCAAGGAAGAATAATAAATGTTACTTCTGTTATTCATAGCTGGGTGAAGAGAGATGAATTTTCCTTCAATCAATTGCTCAATCCAAACAAGTAAAATTTTCTcacttttcttgtcgttttcttTCCATTGCTGGATATGATGAactttttgaaaacaaattcttgactatttatgattttatgcaGCTACAATGGGACTCTATCATATGCTCGGTCAAAATTGGCTAACATATTGCATGTTAAGGAAATGTCAAGACACTTGAAGGTAAGAGTCATGAAATGTTATGAATTTAGAACAGAGGTCTCATAATGATGATAATGTTATAATCAATGGATTATGGATATGCAAGTCCACTGCTGAAATGTTTCTTGGAATCTTGCAGGCAAGGAATGCAAGGGTAACTATCAATGCAGTACATCCAGGCATTGTGAAGACAGGAATCATTAGAGCTCATAAGGGCTTTATAACAGGCATGAATTAAATACATTTCCCTTTGATCCAAACCCTAACTTGAGTTGGTTAGATAGCATCATAGCCTTTGGCTACAATTCAAGGTGCAATCCTATTCTAATATCTTACTACTTGTATGCAGATTCTTTGTATTTCATTGCATCCAAGTTACTAAAGTCAACATCTCAGGTATGTCTCCATACATTCCTGCTAGAGACTAGAGAGTTCTTTAGCTTGATCGATATATCGCGATGTGAGTATTGATGTACTCAATCGAAATGTTTCTGCAGGGTGCATCCACCACATGCTATGTTGCTCTCAGCCCACAATTAGAAGGGGTGACAGGGAAATACTTTGAAGACTGCAATGAGAGTAACTGCTCAAGTCTAGCAAATGATGAATCTGAAGCACAAAAACTATTGCAGCGCACTCGAGCTCTGATTTACAAGCAATTAGGCCAACCAGCAGCTTAAAATATATCTTCTTCTGTAAATTTAGAGCCTTAGGAGTCTTGTATTACAAATATTAAAAGCAGTCAGAGAAGCCTACTAATAGGTGACCACCTAAAATACATAATACAATAAAGGGGCTTGAGAACTATTACCCTTCTCATCACCTCTAAAAGCTATGGTCCTCCAACTCTAGGCTTATTCAATAATAGAAATATGATAATTATACAAAAGTCGTCCCTGATGCTTGGCTAAGACCAaaaaatggacaacaaaaacatataaattGAAAGACATGTAAGTGCAAGAACTAGTTAACCACCAAAGCAGTATATGACAAAACTAGAACTAATTATTGTCAGCTCAAAAGCAGGGCATAATTCTTAAGTAAATAGCATttattacacaaaattaatcaACTTCAAGCCATTCGATATCAATATTTATGTGGACATATATGTTACTTAAAAAGATGCCAAATATATTACAAGGAACAAGTTTAAAGGAACTTCTTTGAAAACAAAGGTCAAGAATCAGCAAAAATGAC
This Carya illinoinensis cultivar Pawnee chromosome 11, C.illinoinensisPawnee_v1, whole genome shotgun sequence DNA region includes the following protein-coding sequences:
- the LOC122281666 gene encoding short-chain dehydrogenase TIC 32 B, chloroplastic yields the protein MKETLRYLAGIAGPSGYGSNSTAEQVTEDSSCCVSSSRLTAIITGATSGIGVETARVLAKRGARVVIPARDLRRAAELKEEIQKESPHAEIILLEIDLSSLTSVKRFCTEFLSLELPLNILINNAGIFSQNLEFSEDKIEMTFATNYLGHFLLTEMLVDKMVETADKTGIQGRIINVTSVIHSWVKRDEFSFNQLLNPNNYNGTLSYARSKLANILHVKEMSRHLKARNARVTINAVHPGIVKTGIIRAHKGFITDSLYFIASKLLKSTSQGASTTCYVALSPQLEGVTGKYFEDCNESNCSSLANDESEAQKLLQRTRALIYKQLGQPAA